From one Nocardioides scoriae genomic stretch:
- a CDS encoding universal stress protein, whose product MSTVEVVTSIDIHGGILVGDDGSPASRQAVRWAAGLAGRLGAPLHVVRSWAISSAPRPATATGGYVPPLTDFEQAVLDRLRADVDSLELPEGTDLQLHVLHGPAGRRLVEASEHAEMLVVGTRGAGGFLGLRMGSTADQVMRHAHCPVVVVPVPGADDPDDLDTQLLGRG is encoded by the coding sequence ATGAGCACGGTCGAGGTCGTCACGTCGATCGACATCCACGGCGGGATCCTGGTCGGCGACGACGGGTCGCCCGCCTCGCGCCAGGCCGTCCGCTGGGCAGCGGGGCTCGCCGGCCGGCTGGGGGCCCCGCTCCACGTCGTCCGCAGCTGGGCCATCTCCTCGGCGCCGCGGCCGGCCACGGCCACGGGGGGCTACGTCCCGCCGCTGACCGACTTCGAGCAGGCGGTGCTCGACCGGCTCCGCGCCGACGTGGACTCGCTCGAGCTGCCCGAGGGCACCGACCTGCAGCTCCACGTCCTCCACGGCCCCGCGGGGCGCCGCTTGGTCGAGGCCTCGGAGCACGCCGAGATGCTGGTCGTCGGCACCCGGGGCGCGGGCGGCTTCCTGGGCCTGCGGATGGGCTCCACCGCCGACCAGGTGATGCGCCACGCCCACTGCCCCGTGGTCGTGGTGCCGGTCCCCGGCGCCGACGACCCGGACGACCTCGACACCCAGCTGCTCGGCCGCGGCTGA
- a CDS encoding SLC13 family permease, producing the protein MSGGLDAVVSSLAGVADRVWPVLLFLVLIQVVADLCDDAGLFDVGAHLAARFGRGSRLLLFVLFCSLATACTWVLSIDTTAVLLAPIGLALASELGLSPLPFAFASIWLANTASLLLPVSNLTNLLAQERLRLDPVAFVQATWVPQLAVLAAVLLVLLVRHRAALRGRYDVPRELPEVDRVLVRLAAVVVLLIGPAVVLGVPAWLTSLVAVVALVAGFAVRRPAAVAPRRLLSLVPWSVLVFAVVLFVVVDLLVTEARPLLTATFGSGGSLADLGQLAGVTVVLANVVNNLPAYLVVEPFAGTTERLVTALVAVNVGPLLLAWGSLANLLWLRSCRRRGLEVSALGFGLEGLLVVPLAVAAGVLAVRFG; encoded by the coding sequence GTGAGCGGGGGGCTCGACGCGGTCGTCTCCTCCCTGGCCGGGGTCGCCGACCGCGTCTGGCCGGTACTGCTGTTCCTGGTGCTGATCCAGGTCGTGGCCGACCTGTGCGACGACGCAGGCCTGTTCGACGTGGGCGCGCACCTGGCGGCACGCTTCGGCCGGGGCAGCCGGTTGCTGCTGTTCGTGCTGTTCTGCTCCCTGGCGACCGCGTGCACCTGGGTGCTGAGCATCGACACCACGGCCGTGCTGCTGGCCCCCATCGGGCTGGCCCTGGCCTCCGAGCTGGGGCTGAGCCCGCTGCCCTTCGCCTTCGCCTCGATCTGGCTGGCCAACACCGCCTCGCTGCTGCTCCCGGTCTCCAACCTGACCAACCTGCTCGCCCAGGAGCGGCTGCGGCTGGACCCGGTCGCCTTCGTGCAGGCCACCTGGGTGCCGCAGCTGGCCGTGCTCGCCGCCGTGCTGCTGGTGCTGCTGGTGCGCCACCGAGCGGCGCTGCGCGGGCGCTACGACGTGCCCCGGGAGCTGCCCGAGGTCGACCGGGTGCTGGTGCGCCTCGCGGCGGTGGTGGTGCTGCTCATCGGCCCGGCCGTCGTGCTCGGCGTCCCCGCCTGGCTGACCTCGCTGGTCGCGGTGGTGGCCCTGGTCGCCGGCTTCGCCGTGCGCCGCCCGGCCGCGGTCGCGCCGCGGCGGCTGCTCTCCCTGGTGCCGTGGTCGGTGCTGGTGTTCGCCGTGGTGCTCTTCGTGGTGGTCGACCTGCTCGTCACCGAGGCCCGGCCGCTGCTGACCGCGACCTTCGGGTCGGGGGGCTCGCTGGCCGACCTGGGACAGCTGGCGGGGGTGACGGTCGTGCTGGCCAACGTGGTCAACAACCTTCCGGCGTACCTCGTCGTGGAGCCGTTCGCCGGCACCACCGAGCGCCTGGTGACCGCGCTCGTGGCCGTCAACGTCGGGCCGCTGCTGCTGGCCTGGGGGTCGCTGGCCAACCTGCTGTGGCTGCGCAGCTGCCGCCGCCGGGGCCTGGAGGTCTCGGCCCTCGGGTTCGGGCTGGAGGGCCTGCTCGTGGTGCCGCTGGCCGTCGCGGCGGGGGTGCTGGCCGTCCGGTTCGGCTAG
- a CDS encoding NUDIX domain-containing protein, which produces MPAHLTSVAPGVVRVSWTPDLQEQGVRASAAEVRRVVESAFKGGSTRVETHVDPDDEQAQRVATFAGLMREGVARGVAGAVSGGVAGGTDAGDRGRGTDRVVYARLVDDTPLEDPAGFRTLLNSFLPRKRAISQLLVRDPDGRVLLCRLTYKRDHDLPGGVVEVGESPQVAVAREVEEELALDLAPGRLLLTDWLPPWGGWDDALCLVFDGGVHDPSLLDAVVRQEREIRSVAFHTPAEVRELCADFTARRIEAALAALDEPGGAAYTESGR; this is translated from the coding sequence GTGCCCGCCCACCTGACCTCCGTCGCCCCCGGCGTCGTGCGCGTCTCCTGGACGCCCGACCTGCAGGAGCAGGGGGTCCGCGCCTCCGCCGCGGAGGTCCGGCGCGTGGTGGAGTCGGCCTTCAAGGGCGGGTCGACCCGGGTCGAGACCCACGTCGACCCCGACGACGAGCAGGCGCAGCGGGTGGCCACCTTCGCCGGGCTGATGCGCGAGGGCGTGGCCCGGGGCGTGGCCGGAGCGGTCTCCGGGGGCGTGGCGGGCGGGACCGACGCCGGCGATCGCGGCCGCGGCACGGACCGGGTCGTCTACGCCCGGCTCGTCGACGACACCCCGCTGGAGGACCCCGCGGGGTTCCGGACGCTGCTCAACTCGTTCCTGCCGCGCAAGCGCGCGATCAGCCAGCTGCTGGTGCGCGACCCCGACGGCCGCGTGCTGCTGTGCCGGCTGACCTACAAGCGCGACCACGACCTGCCCGGCGGGGTGGTCGAGGTCGGCGAGTCGCCCCAGGTCGCCGTGGCCCGCGAGGTGGAGGAGGAGCTGGCCCTCGACCTCGCCCCGGGCCGGCTGCTGCTGACCGACTGGCTGCCGCCGTGGGGCGGCTGGGACGACGCGCTGTGCCTGGTCTTCGACGGCGGCGTCCACGACCCCTCCCTGCTCGACGCCGTGGTGCGCCAGGAGCGCGAGATCCGCTCGGTGGCCTTCCACACCCCCGCGGAGGTGCGCGAGCTGTGCGCCGACTTCACGGCGCGGCGCATCGAGGCCGCGCTGGCGGCGCTGGACGAACCGGGCGGGGCGGCGTACACCGAGAGCGGGCGCTGA
- a CDS encoding ATP-binding protein yields the protein MASAVSTGSGMPAGLTGRGQAVRWVLLVAATWLAADLGYATFREEFATSLVWPLSGVALVWAATGSRTTWPVDAVLLVAATSLALEAAGATTGRAAMGALQVVVQALVYQLLMLRWAPSVWGSGGTRRLSRLPDLGAFLGAVLLSSLAASAVRVLGLGLIPTPDLADALLVTVRSTCWSVAIAAVVLQAGPGVAAALRDHDVATTVASWAPRSGRHLVEVVLLVVITVAVYAVVFSRRQPLPVTFLLTLPTVWAGLRLHPVTAVVHAAASGVGAVTFTLLGSGVFARLDDPRFGAALSQALLVALVVTALSLSCVMSERTEALERAQRSEAFSAQRATLLAAILEQIREGIVVVQEDRTVVIRNPAGMHLLGLDGPQEDAAEDIGGVLYDLHGEAVPRDRRPIARALAGSEVVGENYVVRGPTLSGARVMEISASPLPGAEGQRQALVTFRDVTLVREREDNLASFAGVVAHDLNNPLTVVSGWAESLAESFGEGPVGPEDGRAMTSRILGAAAHMRRFIDDLLSYTVARDQSLTPQDLDLSEVAEEVARLRRDGAARPRIEVQPGIRVRADVVLVRQLVDNLMGNAVKYVAPQTRPRISLSARTVGEMVEVCVEDNGIGVPVNLRERIFETFVRAHGDAYGGTGLGLGICRRVVQRHGGEIHVEEGPDGVGSRFVFTLPRSASPGASPGVAQPTSAP from the coding sequence ATGGCGTCGGCGGTCTCCACGGGCAGCGGCATGCCCGCAGGCCTCACGGGGCGCGGGCAGGCGGTCCGGTGGGTGCTGCTCGTCGCCGCCACCTGGCTCGCGGCCGACCTGGGGTACGCCACCTTCCGCGAGGAGTTCGCCACCAGCCTGGTCTGGCCGCTGTCCGGCGTGGCGCTCGTCTGGGCCGCCACCGGCTCGCGGACCACCTGGCCGGTGGACGCCGTGCTGCTCGTGGCCGCCACCTCGCTGGCCCTCGAGGCCGCCGGCGCCACCACCGGCCGCGCCGCCATGGGCGCCCTGCAGGTCGTGGTGCAGGCCCTGGTCTACCAGCTGCTGATGCTCCGCTGGGCCCCCTCGGTCTGGGGCTCGGGCGGCACCCGGCGCCTGTCCCGGCTGCCCGACCTCGGTGCCTTCCTCGGGGCCGTGCTGCTGAGCTCGCTGGCCGCCTCGGCCGTCCGGGTGCTGGGGCTGGGGCTGATCCCGACCCCCGACCTGGCCGACGCCCTGCTGGTGACGGTGCGCAGCACCTGCTGGTCGGTGGCGATCGCCGCCGTCGTCCTCCAGGCGGGGCCGGGCGTCGCGGCCGCGCTCCGCGACCACGACGTCGCGACGACGGTGGCCTCCTGGGCCCCCCGCTCGGGCCGCCACCTGGTCGAGGTCGTGCTGCTCGTGGTCATCACGGTCGCGGTGTACGCCGTGGTGTTCAGCCGGCGCCAGCCGCTGCCGGTGACCTTCCTGCTCACGCTGCCGACCGTGTGGGCCGGCCTGCGGCTGCACCCGGTCACGGCCGTGGTGCACGCAGCCGCCTCGGGGGTCGGGGCGGTCACCTTCACGCTCCTCGGCTCCGGGGTCTTCGCCCGCCTGGACGACCCGCGCTTCGGCGCCGCCCTGTCCCAGGCCCTGCTGGTCGCGCTGGTGGTGACGGCGCTGAGCCTGTCCTGCGTGATGTCCGAGCGCACCGAGGCCCTGGAGCGGGCACAGCGCTCCGAGGCCTTCTCCGCCCAGCGCGCCACGCTGCTGGCCGCCATCCTCGAGCAGATCCGCGAGGGCATCGTGGTGGTCCAGGAGGACCGCACGGTGGTCATCCGCAACCCCGCCGGCATGCACCTGCTCGGTCTCGACGGGCCGCAGGAGGACGCCGCGGAGGACATCGGCGGGGTGCTCTACGACCTCCACGGCGAGGCGGTCCCCCGCGACCGGCGCCCGATCGCGCGTGCCCTGGCCGGGAGCGAGGTGGTCGGCGAGAACTACGTCGTCCGCGGCCCCACGCTGTCCGGCGCCCGGGTCATGGAGATCTCCGCCAGCCCGCTGCCCGGGGCCGAGGGCCAGCGCCAGGCCCTGGTCACCTTCCGCGACGTCACGCTGGTCCGCGAGCGCGAGGACAACCTCGCCTCCTTCGCGGGGGTGGTGGCCCACGACCTCAACAACCCGCTCACCGTCGTCAGCGGCTGGGCGGAGTCGCTGGCGGAGTCCTTCGGCGAGGGCCCGGTCGGCCCCGAGGACGGTCGCGCGATGACCTCGCGGATCCTCGGCGCCGCCGCGCACATGCGCCGCTTCATCGACGACCTGCTCAGCTACACCGTGGCGCGCGACCAGTCGCTGACACCGCAGGACCTCGACCTGTCCGAGGTGGCCGAGGAGGTCGCCCGGCTGCGGCGCGACGGCGCGGCGCGGCCCCGCATCGAGGTGCAGCCCGGCATCCGGGTCCGCGCCGACGTCGTGCTGGTGCGCCAGCTGGTCGACAACCTCATGGGCAACGCGGTCAAGTACGTCGCGCCGCAGACCCGGCCGCGGATCTCGCTGAGCGCCCGCACGGTCGGCGAGATGGTCGAGGTGTGCGTGGAGGACAACGGGATCGGCGTGCCGGTCAACCTCCGCGAGCGGATCTTCGAGACCTTCGTGCGGGCCCACGGCGACGCCTACGGCGGCACCGGCCTGGGCCTGGGCATCTGCCGCCGGGTCGTGCAGCGCCACGGCGGGGAGATCCACGTCGAGGAGGGCCCCGACGGCGTCGGCAGCCGCTTCGTGTTCACGCTCCCCCGGAGCGCGTCCCCCGGCGCGTCCCCCGGCGTGGCGCAGCCCACGTCCGCGCCCTGA
- a CDS encoding FAD/NAD(P)-binding protein, protein MRGGEGDCTVVVVGAGAAGTLTASHLVTGLSQRYRVVLVDPEETTGRGTAYRTTDPRHLLNVPASGMSAFVRDPEHFFRWVRRHHDASTQPQDFVPRHVYGSYVESLLETASEYPGNARLERRHQVVETVDRRGDRFVVRLRGGESVVARAVVLATGSRPGTDWAPEGLAGTTGLVADPWREPLPEGDLLLVGTGLTMVDVALSAAGSGREGRTLHAVSRHGELPRTHRLPTTPAVPPPPGITRVTTLDELSRVVADHVGATVAETGDWRAALDGLRPVTAQLWQGLCDEGKRGFLRQHARTWDVHRHRMPPVTAARLAELDGSGRLVHHTGTLEAARRTGGAWEVTLTGGEVLHVDAVVNCTGPVGSIASDPLLSRLARTGLVRPGPAGLGIDTADDGRVTGVLPGSMPFFALGALRRGNLWESTAMPEIREQTYAVAQGVVRALHGETRRRPTDTYGLTLTTGRAAARAYDDALGRLLRLQDGVEDGLRHAVELDPGFAQAHAALALLGHEWGAAGSWRRSLAAAHEAAADHHLDDREVSFLDAVTTRLRTDEPTGAAALLRHIRLFPRDALAVSVAVPTVAFGGLTSGRQTADLVEGLGKTYGDDWWYAGQLAFVRQDQERWSEAEALSAYALSVEPASGHAVHARAHVFYETGRHAEGLAWLDGWIRTCGRQAQHRSHFSWHAALHELVQGDLDAVHRRYERELAPPVVTGSRALVDSGSLLWRCHVTGTWSGPLPAEAVTAAAPDGWLITPPTAFAAMHAALGLAARGDAVGLAALRTTSLAHADATFRDVVAPLARALQLVVEGDLATAADHLEALLPRLTALGGSAAQREVVEDTLVHALAGSGATERAAAVLDGRLARRTSPLDARRLADLRTASPRP, encoded by the coding sequence ATGCGCGGTGGCGAGGGTGACTGCACGGTCGTGGTCGTGGGGGCCGGCGCGGCCGGCACGCTGACGGCCTCCCACCTGGTGACGGGGCTGTCCCAGCGCTACCGGGTGGTGCTGGTCGACCCTGAGGAGACGACCGGCCGCGGCACGGCGTACCGCACGACCGACCCGCGCCACCTGCTCAACGTGCCCGCCAGCGGCATGAGCGCCTTCGTGCGCGACCCCGAGCACTTCTTCCGGTGGGTGCGCCGCCACCACGACGCCTCGACCCAGCCGCAGGACTTCGTGCCGCGCCACGTCTACGGCAGCTACGTGGAGTCCCTGCTCGAGACCGCCTCGGAGTACCCCGGCAACGCCCGCCTCGAGCGCCGCCACCAGGTGGTGGAGACCGTCGACCGGCGCGGGGACCGCTTCGTGGTGCGCCTGCGCGGCGGCGAGTCGGTCGTGGCCCGCGCCGTCGTGCTGGCCACGGGCTCGCGCCCGGGCACCGACTGGGCGCCCGAGGGCCTCGCCGGCACGACCGGCCTGGTGGCCGACCCCTGGCGCGAGCCGCTGCCCGAGGGCGACCTGCTGCTCGTCGGCACCGGCCTGACGATGGTCGACGTCGCGCTCTCGGCCGCCGGCTCGGGCCGCGAGGGCCGCACCCTGCACGCCGTGTCGCGCCACGGCGAGCTCCCCCGCACCCACCGGCTGCCCACGACCCCCGCCGTGCCACCGCCCCCCGGCATCACCCGGGTCACCACCCTCGACGAGCTCAGCCGGGTCGTGGCCGACCACGTGGGGGCCACCGTCGCCGAGACCGGCGACTGGCGGGCCGCGCTCGACGGCCTCCGACCGGTCACCGCCCAGCTGTGGCAGGGCCTGTGCGACGAGGGCAAGCGCGGCTTCCTGCGCCAGCACGCCCGCACCTGGGACGTGCACCGCCACCGGATGCCCCCGGTGACGGCCGCCCGGCTGGCCGAGCTCGACGGGTCCGGACGCCTGGTGCACCACACCGGCACCCTGGAGGCGGCACGCCGCACCGGCGGCGCCTGGGAGGTGACGCTCACCGGCGGCGAGGTGCTGCACGTCGACGCCGTGGTCAACTGCACCGGCCCCGTCGGCTCGATCGCCTCCGACCCGCTGCTCTCGCGCCTGGCCCGCACCGGCCTCGTCCGCCCCGGGCCGGCCGGCCTCGGCATCGACACCGCCGACGACGGTCGGGTCACCGGCGTGCTGCCGGGCTCGATGCCCTTCTTCGCGCTCGGCGCGCTGCGGCGCGGCAACCTGTGGGAGTCCACGGCGATGCCCGAGATCCGCGAGCAGACCTACGCCGTGGCCCAGGGCGTGGTGCGCGCGCTGCACGGCGAGACCCGCCGCCGCCCGACCGACACCTACGGGCTGACGCTCACCACGGGCCGGGCCGCCGCCCGGGCCTACGACGACGCGCTCGGCCGGCTGCTCCGGCTCCAGGACGGCGTCGAGGACGGCCTGCGGCACGCCGTCGAGCTCGACCCGGGGTTCGCCCAGGCCCACGCCGCGCTCGCGCTGCTCGGCCACGAGTGGGGCGCGGCCGGCTCCTGGCGGCGCTCGCTCGCCGCCGCCCACGAGGCCGCGGCCGACCACCACCTCGACGACCGCGAGGTCAGCTTCCTCGACGCCGTCACCACCCGGCTGCGCACCGACGAGCCGACCGGTGCGGCCGCGCTGCTGCGCCACATCCGGCTCTTCCCCCGCGACGCGCTGGCCGTCAGCGTCGCCGTGCCCACGGTCGCCTTCGGCGGGCTCACCTCGGGCCGCCAGACCGCCGACCTGGTCGAGGGCCTGGGCAAGACCTACGGCGACGACTGGTGGTACGCCGGACAGCTGGCCTTCGTCCGCCAGGACCAGGAGCGCTGGTCCGAGGCCGAGGCACTGTCCGCCTACGCCCTGTCGGTCGAGCCCGCCTCGGGCCACGCCGTCCACGCCCGCGCCCACGTCTTCTACGAGACCGGCCGCCACGCCGAGGGCCTGGCCTGGCTCGACGGGTGGATCCGCACCTGCGGCCGCCAGGCCCAGCACCGCTCCCACTTCTCGTGGCACGCGGCGCTCCACGAGCTGGTGCAGGGCGACCTCGACGCCGTGCACCGCCGCTACGAGCGCGAGCTCGCCCCGCCGGTGGTGACGGGGTCGCGGGCCCTGGTCGACAGCGGCTCGCTGCTGTGGCGCTGCCACGTGACCGGCACCTGGTCGGGGCCGCTCCCCGCCGAGGCGGTCACCGCGGCGGCCCCGGACGGCTGGCTGATCACCCCGCCCACGGCCTTCGCCGCGATGCACGCCGCGCTGGGCCTGGCCGCCCGTGGCGACGCCGTCGGCCTGGCCGCGCTGCGGACCACCTCCCTGGCCCACGCCGACGCGACCTTCCGCGACGTGGTCGCGCCGCTGGCCCGGGCGCTGCAGCTCGTGGTCGAGGGCGACCTGGCGACCGCGGCGGACCACCTCGAGGCGCTGCTCCCCCGCCTGACCGCGCTGGGCGGCAGCGCGGCCCAGCGCGAGGTCGTCGAGGACACCCTGGTCCACGCCCTGGCCGGCTCCGGGGCCACCGAGCGGGCCGCGGCCGTGCTCGACGGCCGGCTGGCGCGGCGTACCTCCCCGCTGGACGCACGCCGCCTCGCCGACCTCCGCACGGCCTCACCCCGCCCCTGA
- a CDS encoding alpha/beta hydrolase — MTPDRRAWLMQVLAPLTVRYGRELLLPGTRAPAPRRVRVPTRHGEVGGLLYRPAGSTRPPLHVHLHGGAFVMRHPRMDAFLAHFLVARAGIAVLLLDHDAAPQVRYPVAHEQAADALVHVAARGAALGVDPHRWSVGGFSSGGNLAASACLQVRDAGGPAPRCCVLGVPSLDVAEDHAAKRPVGTPMLGPEVLDLVRATYFRDATRRTEPRASPLRAPSLAGLPPTLVVTAERDLLRREGDAYAHRLAQEGTEVVHHVVRGRDHYFLGPDNVEAELGRVAAFLSHHLG, encoded by the coding sequence ATGACTCCGGACCGGCGTGCCTGGCTGATGCAGGTGCTCGCCCCGCTGACCGTCCGCTACGGCCGGGAGCTGCTCCTGCCGGGCACGCGCGCGCCGGCCCCGCGGCGGGTGCGGGTGCCGACCCGGCACGGCGAGGTCGGCGGCCTGCTCTACCGCCCCGCGGGCAGCACCCGGCCGCCCCTGCACGTGCACCTGCACGGCGGTGCCTTCGTGATGCGCCACCCCCGGATGGACGCGTTCCTCGCCCACTTCCTCGTGGCCCGCGCAGGGATCGCGGTGCTGCTGCTCGACCACGACGCGGCCCCGCAGGTGCGCTACCCGGTCGCGCACGAGCAGGCCGCCGACGCCCTGGTGCACGTGGCCGCCCGGGGCGCGGCGCTGGGCGTGGACCCCCACCGGTGGTCGGTGGGCGGGTTCAGCTCGGGCGGCAACCTCGCCGCGTCGGCGTGCCTCCAGGTCCGCGACGCGGGCGGCCCGGCGCCGCGCTGCTGCGTGCTCGGCGTCCCGTCGCTGGACGTGGCCGAGGACCACGCCGCGAAGCGGCCGGTGGGCACGCCCATGCTGGGGCCGGAGGTCCTCGACCTGGTGCGGGCGACGTACTTCCGCGACGCGACGCGCCGGACCGAGCCCCGCGCCTCGCCGCTCCGCGCCCCCTCGCTGGCCGGGCTGCCGCCCACGCTGGTCGTCACGGCCGAGCGCGACCTGCTGCGGCGCGAGGGCGACGCCTACGCCCACCGGCTGGCCCAGGAGGGCACCGAGGTCGTCCACCACGTCGTGCGGGGCCGGGACCACTACTTCCTCGGGCCGGACAACGTCGAGGCCGAGCTCGGTCGCGTGGCCGCGTTCCTGTCGCACCACCTGGGGTGA
- a CDS encoding acetyl/propionyl/methylcrotonyl-CoA carboxylase subunit alpha, with translation MPDVKPLQKVLVANRGEIAVRVIRACRDAGIGSVAVYADPDRDALFVRLADEAHSLEGSTPAESYLDIAKIVAVAQRSGADSVHPGYGFLAENADFAQAVIDAGLVWIGPTPAAIDALGDKAKAKHIAERAHAPLAPGTKDPVESAEEIVAFAEEHGLPVAIKAVYGGGGRGLKVARTLEEIPDAFEAATREAVGAFGRGECLVEKFLDKPRHVETQCLADQHGNVVVVSTRDCSLQRRNQKLVEEAPAPFLTEAQVTELYESSKAILREAEYVGAGTCEFLVAADGTISFLEVNTRLQVEHCVSEEVTGLDLVREMFRIAAGEELGYDDPEVRGHSIEFRINAEDGGAGFMPAPGTLTRWSPPSGPGVRLDGGYEEGETIPGAFDSLVAKLIVSGRDRTQALERSRRALAEFHVDGMPTVIPFHAAVVSDPAYVGDGETFSVYTQWIETDFDNQITPYAGPSAGADEPDERHKVTVEVGGRRLEVVLPGGLAAVGGGAGGAGGARKPARRTGAKAGAAVSGDAVASPMQGTIVKVSVAEGDEVAEGDAIVVLEAMKMEQPLKAHKAGVVTGLSAEVGATVTNGAVICEIKDA, from the coding sequence GTGCCCGACGTGAAGCCGCTGCAGAAGGTGCTCGTCGCCAACCGTGGCGAGATCGCCGTCCGCGTCATCCGGGCCTGCCGGGACGCCGGCATCGGCAGCGTGGCGGTCTACGCCGATCCCGACCGCGACGCGCTGTTCGTGCGCCTGGCCGACGAGGCCCACTCGCTCGAGGGCAGCACGCCGGCCGAGTCCTACCTCGACATCGCCAAGATCGTCGCCGTGGCGCAGCGCTCCGGCGCCGACTCCGTGCACCCCGGCTACGGCTTCCTCGCCGAGAACGCCGACTTCGCCCAGGCCGTGATCGACGCCGGCCTGGTCTGGATCGGCCCGACGCCGGCCGCCATCGACGCGCTGGGCGACAAGGCCAAGGCCAAGCACATCGCCGAGCGCGCCCACGCCCCGCTCGCGCCGGGCACCAAGGACCCGGTCGAGAGTGCCGAGGAGATCGTCGCCTTCGCCGAGGAGCACGGCCTGCCGGTGGCCATCAAGGCCGTCTACGGCGGCGGCGGCCGCGGCCTCAAGGTCGCCCGCACCCTCGAGGAGATCCCCGACGCCTTCGAGGCCGCGACCCGCGAGGCCGTCGGCGCCTTCGGCCGCGGCGAGTGCCTGGTCGAGAAGTTCCTCGACAAGCCGCGCCACGTCGAGACCCAGTGCCTGGCCGACCAGCACGGCAACGTCGTGGTGGTCTCGACCCGCGACTGCTCGCTGCAGCGGCGCAACCAGAAGCTCGTCGAGGAGGCGCCCGCGCCGTTCCTCACCGAGGCCCAGGTCACCGAGCTCTACGAGTCCTCCAAGGCGATCCTGCGCGAGGCGGAGTACGTCGGCGCCGGCACCTGCGAGTTCCTCGTCGCCGCCGACGGCACCATCTCCTTCCTCGAGGTCAACACCCGCCTCCAGGTCGAGCACTGCGTCTCCGAGGAGGTCACCGGCCTCGACCTGGTGCGCGAGATGTTCCGGATCGCGGCCGGCGAGGAGCTGGGGTACGACGACCCCGAGGTCCGCGGCCACTCCATCGAGTTCCGCATCAACGCCGAGGACGGCGGGGCCGGCTTCATGCCCGCGCCCGGCACGCTGACCCGCTGGTCGCCCCCGAGCGGCCCGGGCGTGCGCCTCGACGGCGGCTACGAGGAGGGCGAGACCATCCCCGGCGCCTTCGACTCCCTGGTCGCCAAGCTGATCGTCTCCGGGCGCGACCGCACCCAGGCGCTGGAGCGCTCGCGCCGCGCGCTGGCCGAGTTCCACGTCGACGGGATGCCGACCGTGATCCCCTTCCACGCCGCGGTCGTCTCCGACCCGGCGTACGTCGGCGACGGCGAGACCTTCAGCGTCTACACGCAGTGGATCGAGACCGACTTCGACAACCAGATCACGCCGTACGCCGGCCCGAGCGCCGGGGCGGACGAGCCCGATGAGCGCCACAAGGTGACCGTCGAGGTCGGCGGCCGCCGGCTCGAGGTCGTGCTCCCCGGCGGCCTCGCGGCCGTCGGCGGCGGTGCCGGCGGGGCGGGCGGCGCCCGCAAGCCCGCGCGCCGGACCGGCGCCAAGGCCGGTGCCGCGGTCTCCGGCGACGCCGTCGCCTCCCCCATGCAGGGCACCATCGTCAAGGTCTCGGTCGCCGAGGGCGACGAGGTGGCCGAGGGCGACGCCATCGTGGTCCTGGAGGCCATGAAGATGGAGCAGCCGCTCAAGGCCCACAAGGCGGGCGTGGTCACCGGCCTGAGCGCCGAGGTCGGCGCGACCGTCACCAACGGCGCGGTGATCTGCGAGATCAAGGACGCCTGA
- a CDS encoding co-chaperone YbbN, translated as MTQQPFSRPGAIDLSGLQAPAGPGGPGGPAGAGAPGGAPSAAYVVTVTEQNFQDVLESSRNAPVLLAFESPERSPESTRLADDVQTLSTELEGRFLLGRVDIDRVPQIAQAMQIPSVPLVVLVAQGRPMPLFQDAAPIDDLRAALTQVLQQLTASGITGRHQPRSGTGEVDEETGEEQLDPRYLPAQDALERGDVAAAVAEYQKLVDANPADAEAAAGLAMAKVLQRTDGVDLQQARSAAAAAPDDVDAQTLVADLDLLGGHVDDAFARLVELVRRTAGPERDRARTHLIALFGAVGNDDPRVQRARRDLASALF; from the coding sequence ATGACGCAGCAACCCTTCTCACGACCCGGTGCGATCGACCTGTCCGGCCTCCAGGCCCCCGCGGGTCCTGGCGGACCGGGTGGACCGGCTGGAGCGGGCGCCCCCGGCGGCGCGCCGAGCGCGGCGTACGTCGTGACGGTGACCGAGCAGAACTTCCAGGACGTCCTGGAGAGCTCGCGCAACGCCCCGGTGCTGCTGGCGTTCGAGAGCCCCGAGCGCTCGCCCGAGAGCACCCGCCTGGCCGACGACGTGCAGACCCTCTCCACGGAGCTCGAGGGCCGCTTCCTGCTGGGTCGCGTCGACATCGACCGGGTGCCGCAGATCGCCCAGGCGATGCAGATCCCCTCGGTCCCGCTCGTGGTGCTCGTGGCGCAGGGCCGCCCGATGCCGCTGTTCCAGGACGCCGCCCCGATCGACGACCTCCGCGCCGCCCTGACCCAGGTGCTGCAGCAGCTGACCGCCAGCGGCATCACCGGGCGCCACCAGCCCCGCAGCGGCACCGGTGAGGTCGACGAGGAGACCGGCGAGGAGCAGCTCGACCCGCGCTACCTCCCGGCCCAGGACGCGCTGGAGCGCGGTGACGTGGCCGCGGCCGTGGCGGAGTACCAGAAGCTGGTCGACGCCAACCCCGCCGACGCCGAGGCCGCCGCCGGCCTGGCCATGGCGAAGGTGCTGCAGCGCACCGACGGCGTCGACCTGCAGCAGGCGCGCAGCGCGGCCGCCGCCGCGCCCGACGACGTCGACGCCCAGACCCTGGTGGCCGACCTCGACCTCCTCGGCGGCCACGTCGACGACGCCTTCGCCCGCCTGGTCGAGCTGGTCAGGCGCACCGCCGGCCCCGAGCGCGACCGGGCCCGCACCCACCTGATCGCGCTGTTCGGGGCCGTCGGCAACGACGACCCGCGGGTCCAGCGGGCGCGTCGCGACCTCGCCAGCGCGCTCTTCTGA